The Spinacia oleracea cultivar Varoflay chromosome 2, BTI_SOV_V1, whole genome shotgun sequence DNA segment CTTGTAGCGGTGGTAAGTTCAGCTTTTGAAGGTCGGTCAGTGGTGACAATTAGTAGAAGGACGGAGGTTGAAGTCGGTTATGGTGTGAAAGGAGAGGGAGAGATGAATACAGTAGAGGGAAGAGATGAATAAAGGAAGATGAATATACATTGAAAATTTGTAATCATAAAGTCCAACTGATAAAAGACAACTTAATGTAGCTAACTGACATTTTACATAACCAATGCACTTTTCCTTTTGTTGTTATTGAAACAAAAGGAAAAGTGCATTGGTTATATAATACCCcctctttttaattttttttttttttaatacgaCCAATAATAAAATCCTACTTCAAATATTTTGTCaataatagaaaaaaataaatttcgtAATTGatagtattttttttgttaCCGTGTGCTTTGGTTTATGAACGTAACCCCTTTTCAATAAACTACTCGATTACACAAGTAAACCGATAATTCGAGTCAATCCAAATCCGACTTGATCAAAGTTGCTAAGACTTATATTGGGTACTTTTAAAATGTAAAGATACATATGTTTTTCAAACATAATTTGGAATGACGTATTATTAACGTAACAATAATAAAACTTCCTTACAACTGAATGAATGATAATTTGTTGCGATAAATCTTGGTAACTCTACTGATAATTTAAGTAATATAATGTAATAATACGtaatataatttaattaaattactaataattttaatataatttaagTAATATAATGTATTAATTTCATGTTGCGTATAATACAAGGTTCGTATTTAGTGCAAATCTACAATTGCATTTTTAAAAACACAAACCAACAAGCCAACGCATAAATGCAATTTTTTTTCACAAATGCCAATGGCTTTGCCTCACTGTCAACTTGGTTTCACTGCTTGCCTGAAAATAGCGTTGCATCTCTCACTATGTCACGGGTTGGATGACTGGCTTTGGCATATTTAGCTTCCCTTACCCCCTCCCTTCCCCCcctctttttaattttttttttaatacgaCCAATAATAAAATCCTACTACAAATAAATTCCTACTACGAGTAAACCGATAATTCGAGTCCGTCCAAATCCGACTTGATCAAAGCAAATAAGACTCGGATCAACTAACTAAATTGGGAAGTTTAATTTTTAGGTTAGGCTTGtaatattaaatgttttattacgagtaatcataaaataataaaaaaaaacataacaatttttgtaaattttttCCAATTGCACACACCTAGCCTTAAGTGGTAGACTATAGATCTACCCTACTAGTCTACTAGTAGACTTACACGCCTAAGATAAAGCAATCAAGTGCTACACCTACTTTCACACTTTCCCACAAGAGCATGCAAGTCTTTTCAATTCTCCTTACGGTACAAGTAATCATTTTTACCAACAACATTTGAAATATATCATCTCTCTGTTTTTTTTATACAAATCAATCTGTTTTTAATATCACTCTGTCATAATTTAAcacaaacaaaaacaacaacaacaaaaataggCTGGGCGGATAAATAAAAGGTGAAAGGTAGTCCAAGagtaaaaaaatgaataaagctAAACACTTCAACATTACCTTACATCACTTCAACACTTCACATCTATAAATACTATTTCCCTTCTCCATTTTCAAACCACTTTCTCCATCCTTTCTCTTCAAAAAACACTAAATTCCTTTCTATATTTTTTATTCCAAACACATCTTTGAGTAAGAAATCTAGCAATGGAGCCATTTTATTTTGTAGCAAACATAATTTATCTATTTACCTCATATGGAAAATTACCAATTTTGTAAGTgtgtttagtttattttttttaacaaaaattcatcaattgcatgtttaatttttttcgaaattcaatttaatttaatgttttcatgtttagtttattacatgtttaatgttgttcAAAATTCATTTTGTTGCttgctaattttttttgttgaattaatcTAACAATGCTAATTTTTTGTGTAATTACTCTTTATTAACcgaatttaataaattaaattttgtatttaataaattatattattcgaacaaatatttgatGAGTTGTTATagtacaaaataattttttagttttaataagttaatgtttctcataatttttaattaatgtcaAAAAGATTATTAAAACTTACAAAATTTGCTAATTACATTTTTTGGTGGTCAAAATTTGCTAATTTGCTAATTGTTGTTTCTTGACAGATGATCAAGGTTGCAAGGGTGGTCAAGATTATGGTGGACCATATTTCCGGGCATCCACCGCCTCCACAACACGACGATCTTTTTAACGAGCTCTTCGAAAATTTCAACTTCTAGTAGCGTACTTAGACTATTTAGGTTAACTTAGTTGTAATTTTCAAAATCTACAACTATTACTAATTAATCGACTATTAAAGCTACCTCTTATGACTAATTTTTTGTAACAATATAAATGTCAAcattttaatattaatattattttatttcgtCTAAATCCCAAAATATAAATTGTGCATTTGTTAAATTGATATTACTCGTAATTATAGAGAACATCATGTTAAGtacaatttatttttataaatgcCACTCGCTTTTGAGCTAACCTTGCATGGAGCTACCTGCCAACAAGCAAGAAGAGTTCTCATTGGAAGGATATGCAACCGTTTAAGACCCCGGGGagccattttttttttccaacttcCGGGATCCCCGCATCTCGAAATAGAGACTCCTATTGTCTGCAATGTCACGGGTTTGATTCCAAACTAGTGCATAAATAGCGTCCATTTTtcgggtttttttttcttcgattttttcgttttttcatttttcctttcagttttatattttttgtgttttaaaatacATGCAAATTTTGTCATGCACAGTTTGTCAAGCAATCAAGTACTTTTGACATGcaaattttgtcaaaaaaaGTTCTGAAAGGCTGCTGTAAGCCTGTCACACGTCTTTCCTCCTAGCTCCCACACGCCTTCTTCTTTGAAAAAAAAGTCACATAAAGTGATGTGTTCACActactttttatttatagtaCAAATACAATATTTTATAAACTAAAAACTACTAAATATAAACCTTTATTATCTAACATAAAAATATACCTTGCAATATAAATAACAACTTGAAGAAAATACCTCAAACGTATTTTTAAATACATTTTTAATTGATACGAAACATAATCAATATAACATTGTTAACTCCGCCCAGAATTTTATCAACTTCATCGTCTACCTTCATCCAAATTGGATTATCATCCACAACTagaaaaattatcaaaaatacGATAAATCAAAAGATCAACTAcaattaaacaaataaaaacatcgtattaaagaaattaacaaaactaaataaaattaaacatCCGAAAATCAATGGTGAAGGCTCGAAAGAAATACCGCAAAttggattttcttcttcttataaATCAAGGGTGAATGGAAATTTACAACAACTTACAAATCTAAGATTTCAGAATTGAGATCAAACTTTTGGCAAAACATTGTAAACATCgaccaaaaaaaaaggaaaaagaaattgTGAgggtttgaatttcaaattcaaaccaGAAACCAAAATTTGGGGAAATTTTGGGATGATTAGGACGATGACATGGCAAAGCTGATGTGGCTTGGACCACTATGGGAGCAGGGTATGCTTGGCCCACATACACCCAATGTATGTGTAGCCTTTGCGCTATCGGAGCACTATCACCAATGTGTGAAAAAACCTCACTCACCACTCTCTTTCTACCACTTTCTTACTCCACATCATTTTCCTcacaaacaatttttttttttttgtaaaacccATCCCACCAATGTACTAAAAAGAACCACTCACCAATCTTAGTTTTACTATTCACTATACCCCACTACACTTTCTATCTCTCACATACTCcatctattttatatttattttatgtcCATTTAAATTAATAGCTTAATGATTTAAAACACTTAAGGTAAATAAttgtaagttaattattttttatgtatttttattttctttaaaattttatttttataatttatatttacTTTAATCTTTTATTCATGTAAATATATAATTTATGTAAAAAATACAAAGGGACATAACTTAAATTGCATAATGTATTTTGGATAACTTGAAtattacaacaaccaaaacatattCCATGATAGActtaaaaatcataaaaccaAATTAAAGTATGTTTCACACATCATTAAACCAAATTCAATGTTAAAAAACACAAGCATCATAATGACAATCTTCACTCGACACAAGAGTTTAATGATTATTGGGTCCATATTTTTGCCAATTATGTTCGATTAAATCATCTTTCAGAGACTGGTGAGTTTGACGGTTACGCATTGCTACTCTTCTCCCCAAGTAATCGTTAATGTTGACGGGACGACCAGCTTGGAACTCGAAAGGTTCACCATTATTCACCGTTGCGCTGGAGCTCGAAAGGTCTTGTTCATATTACCTTCTTAACACATCAGCTCGGACATACATGTCTCGTTCATCCTCAACTATCATGTTGTGCATGATGAGACAAGCTTTCATTATGTCAGATAATATATCTTCATCGTAATCAAGAGAAGGTTGTCGTATAATGGCAAACCTCGCTTGTAAAACTCCAAACGCACGTTCAACATCCTTCCGAACATGTGCTTGTCTATCAGCAAATAGCTTATGCTTTTGAAGTTGAGGACGAGTAAATCCTTGGATAAACGTAGCCCAATTTGGAAAAATACCATCTCTTAGGTAATACCCCATGTTGTATTCATTTTCATTCACCTGAAAATTTATAGGAGGTGTTGTACCTTGCAAAACATCATCAAACACAGGTGAACGATAAAGAACATTAAGGTCATTGCATGAACCAGGGATACCAAAAAATGAATGCCAAATCCATAGATCTTGATCCGCAACAGCTTCAAGAATGAGGCTAGCATTCCCGCTACGTCCCTGGTATTGACCTTTCTAGGCGTTAGGGAAGTTCTTCCACTCCCAGTGCATGCAATCAATACTTCCGATCATGCCAGGAAATCCGCGCAGTAATCCTTAAAAAACCGGTTATGCCCTTCTTCACGGTTTCTATTCGCTAGAATACGAATTTCACCATCATTCCTAGTTTGACGTCTAGGACCTCGAGGggaaaatgtgtttggtaaaTGATGAGTGACGATTTCGTCAATCATTTGATCAAATTTCTCGGTTTTGATCTTCTTCAAAAGATTCTgagcttgaactattttgaaaCAACATTTTTTAAATGAGATTGATTGAGAGAATGAGAAGTAGGTGTGAGGATGAGAATGACTTTGATAATGAGTATGTATTTAAAGAGGATTGTTGATAAGTATCTTGATTTCATGATATGATTTTATTGGATGTTATTAGATTTTCTAGGATTTTCGAGATTTTGATAAGGTTATCTGGATTTCGTGATAAGATTTTATTAGATTTTGTAAGATTTTGTAAGATTTTCAATTTGTTGATAAGGTTACCTGGATTTCGGATaagatatttttggatttttgtagATTTTCTAGGATTTTCGATTTGTTGATAAGGTTATCTGGAATTCGTGATAAGATTGACTatgacaaaaataataactaataactaaaatatagtacttcaaggaaataaatatattacaTACCACACAATAATACAAGGTTAAAGCCTTAActaatacaagtttaattaaagacacaACACGAACTAATACGAGCTTATTGAAAATTAACTAACAGAAGTTTACGACTTAAAATCTTAACACaacaaataaattataaattaaactGAACTAATTAGCACCACCATAAAGCTCCATAATCAATCTTTCCTTGGTTTGTTCTTCAAATGCAGTTAAATTTCCCTTCGAAGTCAATATTCGCAAGAACTCATTTTTCATCTTCATCGGTTCCATCTCGAGCCTCGTTCTTTCAATTTCAGCATTTGCCTCAGAAACTTGAACATGCCTCGCCTCTATTTCCATTTGTTGTTTCATCTTGGCTTCCCTTGACATGTCAAACTCCAGTCTCCTTTGGTGAGTCTGGTTCTCTTGAAGCCTCATTTCAGTTTTAGCTTGCAACCTATCACCAAAACTTGAAACTGCCTCTGATGATGATACcccttttccttttcttctAGCCTTAGTTTTTTTAACACCATCTGGTCGATTCAGACCCCAGATACGAAACTTTAACCACTTCCTAAGACATTGTTACCATCATCATCAAGCCTTGTTCTCTTGCCACTGCCTTCACTATCTTGTGGAGTTCCTTCTACGTTGTCACGTAACTCTCTATCTTCCTTTGAAATGCCCCACCTCATCCACCTCATCCTTCGCCTCCACTTTGGTTGATCACAAACCATCTTCCAAGCATGCTCGTTCACATGTGAAGTTCTTGGGTCCTGATTTGACAGAATCGCGGAAAAGATACGTCCCCATTGCTATTCCCACTTTTTGCAAATAAATCTTCAGCTTTTTCTAAGGAATCAGCTCAGAGTTGTACATCTGCAGCTATCCTTCTCCAACGACTTTCTAACATTCTGAGGCCTCTTTCAGCAACTTCGTAAGGCCTTTCCTCTTGAACTTTGTCGTAGTATGCAGAAACTTGTTTCCAAAGATCAATTGATTTCTGGTCGGTTCCCAATACTGCATCGGTGCAATATGTCATGTAA contains these protein-coding regions:
- the LOC130467610 gene encoding protein ALP1-like; protein product: MIDEIVTHHLPNTFSPRGPRRQTRNDGEIRILANRNREEGHNRFFKDYCADFLGRSGNASLILEAVADQDLWIWHSFFGIPGSCNDLNVLYRSPVFDDVLQGTTPPINFQVNENEYNMGYYLRDGIFPNWATFIQGFTRPQLQKHKLFADRQAHVRKDVERAFGVLQARFAIIRQPSLDYDEDILSDIMKACLIMHNMIVEDERDMYVRADVLRR
- the LOC110803904 gene encoding uncharacterized protein, which translates into the protein MTHPMPVRPNQRIPKAVASRSWSIQEDEVLVAGYMTYCTDAVLGTDQKSIDLWKQVSAYYDKVQEERPYEVAERGLRMLESRWRRIAADDPRTSHVNEHAWKMVCDQPKWRRRMRWMRWGISKEDRELRDNVEGTPQDSEGSGKRTRLDDDDGVKKTKARRKGKGVSSSEAVSSFGDRLQAKTEMRLQENQTHQRRLEFDMSREAKMKQQMEIEARHVQVSEANAEIERTRLEMEPMKMKNEFLRILTSKGNLTAFEEQTKERLIMELYGGAN